Proteins encoded by one window of Myxococcus guangdongensis:
- a CDS encoding porin translates to MRLATLLTLCVAPGQVLAQEPPSTPAGEAAPQAPSADTQTPSEPPPADSAPADADLDERMTNAEGKVAALEEQNAETKVDLSALKKLKISGYVQARYQYQQSLDDSGTGGFSRFTVRRGRIKTTYTTDWSQLMLQIDAVPTTGVTVRDAEATLYIPGTHQQMGLTLGQMKWPFGYEAVQSSADREIPERTRVVRAFLPDERDRGVKFAGNFLGGKLNFSGGVFDGDGIFNQGYVGSDNDKEKDAIGRAGFDLGWVSGGVSGWYGHTITKGPTDTYRKAYTRDRLALDAQLYLDVLPIGATAIKGEFITGKSYWKSSGDVKIEQPGVPASGWYGLIVQNVGLTDAVAVRYDFFDPENGRKNSTSEGRPASTNSVGTLAVAVLHYFGEHFKVTAAYEMPVTAAPGAPKDPHDNLFTLQMQARY, encoded by the coding sequence ATGCGTCTCGCCACCCTTCTCACTCTCTGTGTGGCTCCCGGCCAGGTCCTGGCCCAGGAGCCCCCGTCGACGCCGGCCGGAGAGGCCGCCCCCCAAGCGCCCTCCGCCGATACCCAGACGCCCTCCGAGCCGCCTCCCGCCGACAGCGCGCCGGCGGACGCGGACCTGGACGAGCGGATGACCAACGCCGAGGGGAAGGTGGCCGCGCTCGAGGAGCAGAACGCGGAGACGAAGGTGGACCTGTCCGCGCTCAAGAAGCTGAAGATTTCGGGCTACGTCCAGGCGCGCTACCAGTACCAGCAGAGCCTGGATGACAGCGGGACGGGCGGCTTCAGCCGCTTCACCGTGCGCCGCGGCCGCATCAAGACGACGTACACCACCGACTGGTCGCAGCTGATGCTGCAGATCGACGCGGTGCCCACGACGGGCGTCACCGTGCGCGACGCCGAGGCCACCCTCTACATCCCCGGCACCCATCAGCAGATGGGCCTGACGCTCGGTCAGATGAAGTGGCCCTTCGGCTACGAGGCCGTGCAGTCCTCCGCCGACCGCGAGATTCCCGAGCGCACCCGCGTGGTGCGCGCCTTCCTGCCCGACGAGCGGGACCGCGGCGTGAAGTTCGCCGGCAACTTCCTGGGCGGGAAGCTCAACTTCAGCGGCGGCGTGTTCGACGGCGACGGCATCTTCAACCAGGGCTACGTCGGCTCCGACAACGACAAGGAGAAGGACGCCATCGGCCGCGCGGGCTTCGATTTGGGCTGGGTGTCCGGTGGCGTCTCCGGCTGGTACGGCCACACCATCACCAAGGGCCCCACGGACACCTACCGGAAGGCCTACACGCGAGACCGTCTGGCACTGGACGCCCAGCTCTACCTGGACGTGCTGCCCATCGGCGCCACGGCCATCAAGGGCGAGTTCATCACCGGAAAGTCCTACTGGAAGAGCTCCGGGGACGTGAAGATCGAGCAGCCCGGAGTGCCCGCCAGCGGATGGTACGGGCTCATCGTCCAGAACGTGGGCCTGACGGACGCGGTGGCCGTCCGGTACGACTTCTTCGACCCGGAGAATGGACGCAAGAACAGTACGTCGGAAGGACGTCCAGCGAGCACCAACTCGGTGGGCACCCTGGCCGTCGCCGTCCTCCACTACTTCGGGGAGCACTTCAAGGTCACCGCCGCCTACGAGATGCCCGTGACGGCCGCGCCCGGCGCCCCGAAGGATCCACACGACAATCTCTTCACGCTTCAGATGCAGGCTCGCTACTAG
- a CDS encoding phosphate ABC transporter substrate-binding protein, with amino-acid sequence MKTFIGSLIAGLLLALPLSAHAGNVTVKGSDTMVILGQRWAEEFMKTTPATKVQVTGGGSGVGLAALQNGTTEIAMSSREIKDAEKQKLRARYNTTGVQIPVAKDGVTFYVNEGNPLTALTVEQLRGIYVGDVTNWKQVGGPDAPIIVYSRENSSGTYVFVKDHVLDGEDYAASAQTLPGTAAVVNAVSKEKNSIGYGGSAYAKGIKELKIKKGNEDIAPSAENIKTGKYPLSRDLYFYLRNKPAGEAKAFIDYALSPEGQAVVTKVGYFPVK; translated from the coding sequence ATGAAGACTTTCATTGGTTCACTCATCGCGGGCCTGCTGCTCGCCCTCCCGCTCTCCGCCCATGCGGGCAACGTCACCGTGAAGGGCTCGGACACCATGGTCATCCTCGGGCAGCGATGGGCCGAGGAGTTCATGAAGACCACGCCCGCCACCAAGGTGCAGGTCACCGGCGGAGGCTCCGGCGTGGGCCTGGCCGCGCTGCAGAACGGCACCACCGAAATCGCCATGTCCAGCCGTGAAATCAAGGACGCGGAGAAGCAGAAGCTGCGCGCGCGCTACAACACCACCGGCGTGCAGATTCCCGTCGCCAAGGACGGCGTCACCTTCTACGTCAACGAGGGCAACCCGCTGACGGCCCTCACCGTGGAGCAGCTGCGCGGCATCTACGTGGGGGATGTCACCAACTGGAAGCAGGTGGGCGGCCCCGACGCGCCCATCATCGTCTACTCGCGCGAGAACTCCTCGGGCACCTACGTCTTCGTCAAGGACCACGTCCTGGACGGCGAGGACTACGCCGCCTCCGCCCAGACGCTCCCCGGCACCGCCGCCGTGGTGAACGCCGTCTCCAAGGAGAAGAACAGCATCGGCTACGGCGGCTCCGCCTACGCCAAGGGCATCAAGGAGCTGAAGATCAAGAAGGGCAACGAGGACATCGCCCCCTCCGCTGAGAACATCAAGACGGGCAAGTACCCCCTGTCGCGCGACCTGTACTTCTACCTGCGCAACAAGCCCGCCGGGGAGGCCAAGGCGTTCATCGACTACGCCCTGTCCCCGGAAGGCCAGGCCGTCGTCACGAAGGTCGGCTACTTCCCGGTGAAGTGA
- the pstC gene encoding phosphate ABC transporter permease subunit PstC, which yields MEQGLTQPVVAPTLSPAARRRQLKEKAIAGFITLMAFTGIAALILIIIFVAKEALALFTEAEARHEASLSKMFLAQDVAPGRPAFRWQPVSKVPKVSMIPLFVGTLKTTAVSMLVAVPLGIFGALFAAEFAPRRLRELLKPVIELLAGIPSVVLGFFALMVMSTFVKDLFAFDRPLNAMVAGLGLALAIVPVIFTVSEDALTAVPRSYREASLALGATPWETAWKVVLPAAAPGILAACVLGFGRAIGETMIVLMASGNADVISWSLGDSARSLSATIAAEMGEVVVGSPHYSLLFFIGVQLFLFTFVLNLMASTWTKRVVKKLTGGAA from the coding sequence ATGGAGCAGGGTCTCACTCAGCCTGTGGTCGCGCCCACGCTGTCCCCGGCCGCGCGGCGGCGGCAGTTGAAGGAGAAGGCCATCGCGGGGTTCATCACCCTGATGGCCTTCACCGGCATCGCGGCGCTCATCCTCATCATCATCTTCGTGGCGAAGGAGGCGCTGGCGCTCTTCACCGAGGCCGAGGCCCGCCACGAGGCCAGCCTGTCCAAGATGTTCCTGGCCCAGGACGTCGCGCCCGGCCGCCCGGCCTTCCGCTGGCAGCCGGTGTCGAAGGTCCCCAAGGTCAGCATGATTCCGCTGTTCGTCGGCACGCTGAAGACGACGGCGGTCTCCATGCTCGTCGCGGTGCCGCTGGGCATCTTCGGCGCGCTGTTCGCCGCGGAGTTCGCGCCCCGGCGCCTGCGCGAGCTGCTCAAGCCCGTCATCGAGCTGCTCGCGGGCATCCCCTCCGTCGTGCTCGGCTTCTTCGCCCTGATGGTGATGTCCACGTTCGTCAAGGACCTCTTCGCCTTCGACCGGCCGCTCAACGCCATGGTGGCGGGCCTGGGCCTGGCGCTCGCCATCGTCCCCGTCATCTTCACCGTGTCCGAGGACGCGCTCACCGCGGTGCCGCGCAGCTACCGCGAGGCGTCGCTCGCGCTGGGGGCCACGCCCTGGGAGACGGCCTGGAAGGTGGTGCTCCCCGCGGCCGCCCCCGGCATCCTCGCCGCGTGCGTGCTGGGCTTCGGGCGCGCCATCGGTGAGACGATGATCGTCCTCATGGCCTCCGGCAACGCGGACGTCATCTCCTGGAGCCTGGGCGATTCGGCCCGCTCGCTGTCGGCCACCATCGCCGCGGAGATGGGCGAGGTGGTGGTGGGCAGCCCGCACTACTCGCTCCTGTTCTTCATCGGCGTGCAGCTCTTCCTCTTCACCTTCGTGCTCAACCTGATGGCCTCGACCTGGACGAAGCGGGTGGTGAAGAAGCTCACCGGAGGTGCGGCGTGA
- the pstA gene encoding phosphate ABC transporter permease PstA yields MKPGTRRAVGLLLTSLTGLAAFVIIAVLAIILFNVAENGAGGVTWTFLSQPPADGMMAGGIFPAIFGTAALTLLMTLAVMPVGVLTAVYLHEYAPPNSLFARFVRVAVVNLAGVPSIVFGLFGLGFFILFVGQGMDRALGHEEMYWAQPGILWASLTLAVLTLPVVIVSTEEALRAVPMDHRTASLALGATQSQTLARVVLPGALPGILTGAVLAISRGAGEVAPILFTGAAYFLPDLPSHLNSQFMHLGYHTYVMATQSPDVEATRPLLYSTVLVLLLLTFALNLVAVIIRTRTRRKAAGAH; encoded by the coding sequence GTGAAGCCCGGCACCCGCCGCGCCGTGGGCCTGCTGCTCACGTCCCTCACGGGCCTGGCCGCCTTCGTCATCATCGCGGTGCTGGCCATCATCCTCTTCAACGTCGCAGAGAACGGCGCCGGGGGCGTCACCTGGACCTTCCTCAGCCAGCCGCCCGCGGACGGCATGATGGCGGGCGGCATCTTCCCAGCCATCTTCGGCACCGCCGCGCTCACCCTGCTGATGACGCTCGCGGTGATGCCGGTGGGCGTGCTGACGGCGGTGTACCTCCACGAGTACGCGCCCCCCAACTCCCTCTTCGCCCGCTTCGTGCGCGTGGCGGTGGTGAACCTGGCGGGCGTTCCCTCCATCGTCTTCGGCCTGTTCGGCCTGGGCTTCTTCATCCTCTTCGTGGGCCAGGGCATGGACCGGGCGCTCGGCCACGAGGAGATGTACTGGGCCCAGCCCGGCATCCTCTGGGCGTCGCTGACGCTCGCGGTGCTCACGCTGCCCGTCGTCATCGTCTCCACCGAGGAGGCACTGCGCGCCGTTCCCATGGACCACCGCACCGCGAGCCTCGCGCTGGGCGCCACCCAGTCCCAGACGCTGGCGCGGGTGGTGCTGCCGGGCGCGCTGCCGGGCATCCTCACCGGTGCGGTGCTGGCCATCTCCCGCGGCGCGGGCGAGGTGGCGCCCATCCTCTTCACCGGCGCGGCCTACTTCCTGCCGGACCTGCCCTCCCACCTCAACTCGCAGTTCATGCACCTGGGCTACCACACGTACGTGATGGCCACGCAGTCGCCGGACGTGGAGGCCACGCGCCCCCTGCTCTACTCGACGGTGCTGGTGCTGCTCCTGCTCACGTTCGCCCTCAACCTCGTCGCGGTCATCATCCGGACCCGCACGCGCCGCAAGGCCGCGGGCGCCCACTGA